One window of Verrucomicrobiota bacterium genomic DNA carries:
- a CDS encoding cytochrome c3 family protein has product MANIFPSWINRAPLRVAGCVLLVVGAVVAAITYYATPKWTRVGYAPVQPVAFSHDLHVTQLGMDCRYCHTFVDRSEHSNVPGTNTCMSCHSMVATDAPALEPVRNSWANDESIPWVRVHKAPDYVYFNHAVHVNRGISCVECHGEVNEMEVVYHAKSLSMAFCLECHREPEKYIRPVDKVYDLAWKPESEEAQLAMGEELVQHWKVNPPESCSGCHR; this is encoded by the coding sequence ATGGCGAATATCTTCCCTTCATGGATCAACCGGGCACCGCTCCGGGTCGCTGGCTGCGTCTTACTGGTCGTCGGTGCGGTTGTCGCTGCGATTACCTACTACGCGACGCCCAAGTGGACCCGGGTAGGTTATGCTCCGGTTCAGCCGGTAGCTTTTAGCCACGACCTTCATGTGACCCAGCTGGGGATGGACTGTCGTTATTGCCACACGTTCGTTGATCGCTCAGAGCACTCGAACGTTCCCGGGACGAACACCTGTATGTCGTGCCACAGTATGGTCGCTACTGACGCCCCTGCGTTGGAACCCGTTCGGAACAGTTGGGCGAATGACGAATCCATTCCATGGGTAAGAGTTCACAAGGCGCCCGATTACGTGTATTTCAACCATGCGGTTCACGTGAATCGTGGAATCAGCTGTGTGGAGTGTCATGGTGAGGTGAACGAGATGGAAGTAGTTTACCATGCGAAGTCTCTTTCGATGGCGTTCTGTCTCGAGTGTCACCGCGAGCCGGAGAAGTATATCCGCCCGGTTGATAAGGTTTACGATCTGGCATGGAAGCCGGAGTCGGAGGAAGCGCAGCTAGCGATGGGTGAAGAGCTGGTGCAGCATTGGAAAGTCAACCCGCCGGAGTCTTGTTCCGGATGCCACCGATGA
- a CDS encoding TAT-variant-translocated molybdopterin oxidoreductase, producing the protein MKKDFAGFNGKSGSRYWKSLDDLADTPAFREWAQREFPQGASELNGVNRRHFLKIMAASFGLAGVGLTGCRRPVHEILPYVRQPENIIPGVPQYYTSSSPGPWENTPLIVETHQVRPTKIEGNPSYIPSAGATDGFTQASVLDLYDPARAKRNSKGGRTMDRAAVQDLLAQYSAELSETGGEGFAVLANKSTSPSRRALVADIKEKFPQIVWAEYEPLDYSAAESAANVYWGEHLRVRNDFSQAKRVLSVGSDFLGKNPDSSASTFSFSKARRVEDPKEAYGMNRLYVVEGDFSCTGAMADHRLRLEEARNESFLIALAKELLSHGLTADPTISEYVNGLTVDEDLPLDWVAACAKDLADHKGSALVAVAPYADAPTQWLGFFVNDLLDSPGKTQRFLKIPEPTAASIGDLAEELREGKIKKLFIFGGNPVYDAPANLDWPLLQQMAGEVVRFGYWNDETSASAGTHLLLPHYLESWGDGETADGTLVPVQPMIQPLMESVGELEALARLCGNEMVDSYEIAQATYTKVSGGNLAGYRTFLATGVLPESGFDEVDPTVRGAEVVSAFQANPTPAVGVPSAKNLNVLFRPSCHTLDGRYANNGWLMECPDTMTKLTWDNAILISPRLAKELQETSGEQIFADSTVMNDIGQLQRNTSTFKRGKEQAQVANLTVNGVTLTGPIHVLPGLSNYTVVLPCGFGREITGPVGQGAGFSTYPAMMTESRWSATGATIQLTDEVYELANTQEHWSMEGRAIIREGTNTEYAKKPDFVSKMGMESHSPPIYGADKNMPLAEKATQIPKGGSAYKTPEFTAPQQWGMAIDLNLCTGCNACIIACQSENNIPIVGKDQVLRGREMHWMRLDRYFASQEEDDTGIPEDVQVTFQGMSCVHCELAPCETVCPVNATVHDEQGLNVMAYNRCVGTRYCANNCPYKVRRFNFFDWNKRSIDHFYEGPLGPSGPPETIQLQKNPDVTVRMRGVMEKCTYCVQRIEAAKINQKVKAKNSDDILVPDGTIKTACQQVCPAQAVYFGDISDPTTEVYRQKQSDRDYAVFGYLNVRPRTTYLAKLRNPNPDMPEKYRYDHPFGRADYEERYGHGGDHHDEHGHDSHGKDGHDDHVHHGEHDHTNEQGESHGLPGEKESAAAH; encoded by the coding sequence ATGAAGAAGGATTTCGCCGGCTTCAACGGCAAGAGCGGTTCACGTTACTGGAAGAGCCTGGACGACTTGGCGGATACACCAGCATTCCGCGAGTGGGCACAGAGGGAGTTCCCGCAGGGCGCTTCGGAACTGAATGGGGTGAACCGTCGTCACTTCCTAAAAATTATGGCGGCCTCTTTTGGTTTGGCTGGAGTGGGTCTCACAGGTTGTCGTCGGCCGGTTCATGAAATTTTACCCTATGTTCGGCAGCCCGAAAACATCATTCCCGGAGTCCCGCAGTATTACACCTCATCCTCTCCAGGGCCTTGGGAAAATACTCCGCTGATTGTTGAGACGCACCAAGTGCGTCCAACGAAGATCGAAGGCAACCCGAGCTACATTCCAAGTGCGGGTGCGACCGACGGCTTCACTCAGGCGAGTGTGCTTGATCTTTATGATCCGGCGCGGGCGAAGAGAAACAGCAAAGGAGGGCGGACCATGGACCGCGCGGCGGTGCAGGATTTGCTTGCACAGTATTCCGCGGAACTTTCAGAAACTGGAGGAGAAGGCTTCGCAGTGCTTGCCAACAAAAGTACTTCTCCGAGCCGACGAGCGCTTGTTGCTGATATCAAGGAGAAGTTCCCTCAGATTGTTTGGGCTGAGTATGAGCCACTCGATTACTCGGCGGCAGAATCTGCAGCCAATGTCTATTGGGGCGAGCATTTACGGGTGAGAAATGACTTCTCTCAGGCCAAGCGGGTGCTTTCGGTGGGCAGTGATTTCCTCGGAAAGAACCCTGACTCTTCCGCCTCCACCTTCTCCTTCAGCAAGGCACGTCGTGTTGAAGATCCTAAGGAAGCCTACGGGATGAACCGGCTCTATGTCGTAGAAGGAGATTTCTCGTGCACTGGAGCTATGGCAGATCACCGGCTCCGGCTCGAAGAGGCTCGGAATGAATCATTCCTAATCGCACTGGCGAAGGAGTTGCTGAGCCATGGACTTACCGCGGACCCAACAATTTCCGAATATGTAAATGGCCTCACGGTCGACGAGGATCTTCCTCTGGACTGGGTTGCTGCTTGTGCGAAAGATCTGGCAGACCATAAGGGCTCTGCGCTGGTTGCTGTGGCACCTTATGCAGATGCTCCAACCCAGTGGCTCGGCTTCTTCGTGAATGACTTACTAGATTCTCCGGGTAAAACACAGCGCTTCCTCAAGATTCCGGAACCCACTGCGGCCTCGATTGGTGACCTGGCGGAGGAACTGCGCGAAGGTAAGATCAAGAAGTTGTTCATTTTCGGTGGAAACCCGGTTTACGATGCTCCAGCAAATCTCGATTGGCCGCTTCTTCAGCAAATGGCGGGCGAAGTCGTCCGATTCGGGTATTGGAATGACGAAACTTCAGCGTCGGCCGGAACTCACTTGTTGTTGCCCCACTACTTGGAGTCCTGGGGAGATGGGGAGACTGCAGACGGGACATTGGTCCCGGTCCAACCCATGATCCAGCCACTCATGGAGTCGGTAGGAGAGTTGGAGGCGCTCGCAAGGCTCTGCGGCAATGAGATGGTCGACTCTTACGAGATTGCTCAGGCGACCTACACGAAAGTCTCTGGTGGAAATCTCGCGGGCTACCGGACCTTCCTCGCGACCGGTGTTTTGCCGGAGAGTGGGTTTGATGAGGTCGACCCCACCGTTCGGGGAGCTGAGGTCGTCAGTGCCTTTCAGGCAAATCCAACACCTGCGGTCGGGGTCCCTTCGGCGAAGAATCTCAACGTTTTGTTCCGGCCAAGCTGCCATACGCTTGACGGCCGCTACGCCAACAATGGTTGGTTGATGGAATGTCCGGACACCATGACCAAGTTGACATGGGACAACGCGATTTTGATCAGTCCTCGTCTTGCCAAGGAACTCCAGGAAACTTCAGGAGAACAGATTTTTGCAGATTCGACCGTCATGAATGACATTGGTCAGCTCCAGCGAAATACCTCCACGTTTAAACGAGGGAAAGAACAGGCGCAGGTGGCAAATCTTACGGTGAACGGAGTGACTCTCACTGGTCCTATTCACGTCCTTCCCGGCCTCTCCAACTACACGGTAGTGCTTCCCTGCGGCTTTGGGAGGGAGATTACCGGACCGGTTGGCCAAGGTGCTGGGTTTAGCACCTACCCTGCGATGATGACCGAGTCCCGGTGGTCGGCGACTGGAGCCACCATTCAACTGACCGACGAGGTTTACGAACTCGCCAACACCCAGGAACACTGGTCAATGGAAGGCAGGGCGATTATTCGTGAGGGAACGAACACCGAATACGCTAAAAAACCGGACTTCGTTAGTAAGATGGGGATGGAGTCACACTCGCCTCCCATTTACGGGGCCGACAAGAACATGCCTCTTGCGGAAAAGGCGACACAGATTCCGAAAGGTGGATCTGCCTACAAGACTCCAGAGTTTACTGCACCACAGCAATGGGGGATGGCGATCGACCTCAACCTCTGCACGGGCTGCAACGCGTGCATCATTGCCTGCCAGAGCGAAAACAACATCCCAATCGTTGGTAAGGACCAGGTCCTTCGCGGTCGTGAGATGCACTGGATGCGGTTGGATCGCTATTTCGCTTCGCAGGAGGAGGACGACACGGGGATACCCGAGGACGTTCAAGTGACTTTCCAGGGAATGTCCTGTGTCCACTGCGAGCTGGCGCCTTGCGAAACGGTTTGCCCAGTCAATGCGACAGTTCACGACGAGCAAGGCCTCAACGTGATGGCCTACAATCGTTGCGTGGGCACTCGCTACTGCGCGAACAACTGCCCATATAAGGTGCGCCGCTTCAACTTTTTCGATTGGAACAAACGTTCGATCGATCATTTCTATGAAGGACCTCTGGGTCCATCAGGCCCGCCTGAGACGATCCAATTGCAGAAGAATCCTGACGTAACGGTTCGGATGCGCGGGGTCATGGAAAAGTGCACTTATTGCGTGCAACGAATCGAAGCCGCGAAGATCAACCAGAAGGTGAAAGCGAAGAACTCGGACGATATCCTTGTCCCCGATGGAACGATCAAGACCGCCTGCCAACAGGTATGTCCTGCACAGGCCGTTTACTTTGGCGACATATCCGATCCGACCACCGAAGTGTATCGACAGAAGCAATCGGATCGGGATTATGCAGTTTTCGGTTACTTGAATGTTCGTCCCCGCACGACTTATCTGGCGAAGTTGCGGAATCCGAATCCCGATATGCCGGAGAAATACCGTTACGACCATCCATTTGGGCGGGCTGATTACGAAGAACGTTACGGTCACGGTGGCGATCATCACGACGAGCATGGCCATGATTCCCACGGCAAAGATGGGCACGACGATCACGTCCATCACGGGGAGCACGATCACACGAACGAGCAGGGAGAATCACACGGGCTTCCGGGCGAAAAGGAAAGTGCAGCCGCTCACTAG
- a CDS encoding indole-3-glycerol phosphate synthase TrpC yields MNDKLTEIMVHKRREVADRERPVREDELRRLAGPKTDRLRDALRDSEELAVIAEIKRKSPSAGNISASLDSSEQARKYVNGEADGLSILTDEKYFGGSLRDLWEVVEFLRDHSRMTPCLRKDFMVSPIQVLEAAEAGASAILLIVRALSAEELKTLRAAADLAGLDSLYEVHSQEELDKALSLDPKILGVNNRDLSRFVTDLAISETLIPQVPDSIVTVSESGIFTPEDAARARESGADAILVGEGLMRAKDPAALIQEFKQA; encoded by the coding sequence ATGAACGATAAGCTCACCGAGATTATGGTCCACAAGCGTCGTGAGGTCGCGGATCGGGAACGACCCGTTCGCGAGGATGAATTGCGTAGGCTGGCCGGACCCAAAACCGACCGCTTACGTGACGCTCTCCGCGACAGTGAAGAACTGGCCGTGATTGCAGAAATCAAACGGAAGTCTCCTTCAGCGGGAAATATTTCAGCATCCCTCGACTCCTCCGAACAGGCCCGCAAATACGTCAACGGCGAGGCGGATGGTCTCTCCATTCTGACCGATGAAAAATACTTCGGAGGTTCTCTCCGCGATCTATGGGAGGTGGTTGAGTTCCTGCGGGATCACAGCCGAATGACCCCTTGTCTGCGCAAGGACTTCATGGTGAGTCCGATTCAAGTGCTCGAGGCCGCAGAGGCGGGGGCGTCCGCCATTCTACTCATCGTTCGTGCACTTTCCGCGGAAGAGTTGAAAACCCTGCGCGCTGCTGCTGATCTGGCAGGACTGGACAGCTTGTATGAAGTTCATTCTCAAGAGGAGCTCGACAAGGCACTGTCACTCGACCCCAAAATTCTCGGAGTCAACAACCGCGATCTTTCCCGATTTGTAACTGACCTGGCGATCTCGGAGACCCTTATCCCTCAAGTCCCCGATAGCATTGTCACCGTAAGCGAATCGGGGATATTCACTCCTGAGGATGCAGCCCGTGCCCGCGAGTCGGGAGCCGATGCAATTCTCGTTGGCGAAGGACTTATGCGAGCAAAGGATCCGGCTGCCTTGATCCAGGAATTCAAACAGGCCTGA
- a CDS encoding EF-hand domain-containing protein: protein MKTKYILLSSLFLAFTAALSAQSAEKEEREKPTPEGMLEKFDANNSGALELNEIETAFEERKAKIEERIQKMKERRQERGGPEERASMVIERFDIDGDGNLSEEEIVEMFSTMKEKGPRGKGGRGGPPQE from the coding sequence ATGAAAACAAAATACATCCTACTATCCTCACTATTCCTCGCTTTCACAGCAGCTTTGTCCGCACAATCCGCGGAAAAGGAAGAAAGAGAGAAGCCAACCCCCGAGGGAATGCTCGAAAAGTTCGACGCCAACAATAGCGGTGCTCTCGAGCTCAACGAAATCGAAACCGCCTTTGAAGAGCGTAAGGCGAAAATAGAAGAGCGCATCCAAAAGATGAAAGAACGTCGCCAAGAACGGGGCGGTCCAGAAGAGCGAGCCTCGATGGTAATCGAAAGATTCGATATCGACGGAGATGGAAACCTGAGCGAAGAGGAAATCGTCGAGATGTTCTCCACAATGAAGGAAAAAGGCCCTCGCGGAAAAGGCGGTAGAGGCGGTCCTCCCCAAGAGTAG
- a CDS encoding ATP-binding protein, with protein sequence MPRLDRNGSGSRIPICAVKSLWAGGSFRIRMVFFSMVLAAVGLIGFAALSMGFYQRELQRNLERELETITGQAGPAILRLISQRGGPIADRLSARLLARLEQFGAVYAVRTESDRWVFGPEWPTKKTGTLNRAVEELPFSVFDSRNRPIREGGPPDPRSGRPNVRILPKNDPVDGWTVAGVKSVDGVALFGFSEEKVRGPMGELVSVLLLAAPIALGLVAAGAWFLSSRAMRPIHRLTEVAGEVTAEDLGKRIATEGVEREFRELIDVFNSMLGRLEQSFSQAKRFGQDAAHELNTPLTVLTGKVEEALASAEDGSSEQNAMGELADEIARLRDIVRKLHLLARIDGGALHPDNEGFDFVELTKEVVSEMREVFPEIRFSLIAEGPLHLEADRSLTRQVLLNLTNNAGRYNRSGGKVTVTIKRDRKGVHLTVENTGSPIPERAIDGIFDRFTRADPTRGSKEGLGLGLSLSREFARIQGGDLKLVSSDASGTTFELWLPL encoded by the coding sequence ATGCCGCGACTCGATCGAAACGGTTCGGGGAGTCGGATACCGATTTGTGCGGTGAAGAGTCTTTGGGCAGGAGGATCGTTTCGGATCCGAATGGTCTTTTTTTCAATGGTTCTTGCCGCAGTTGGATTGATTGGCTTTGCGGCTCTTTCGATGGGGTTTTACCAGAGGGAGTTGCAACGCAACTTGGAGCGGGAACTGGAAACGATCACTGGACAAGCGGGTCCCGCCATCCTGCGACTGATTTCCCAGCGAGGGGGACCGATAGCAGACCGGCTGAGTGCGAGGCTACTTGCCCGCCTCGAACAGTTTGGAGCCGTGTATGCGGTGCGCACGGAATCAGATCGATGGGTGTTTGGACCGGAATGGCCCACGAAAAAAACTGGAACCCTGAATCGCGCCGTAGAGGAACTTCCCTTTTCGGTTTTCGATTCGCGTAACCGGCCGATTCGGGAAGGCGGTCCTCCGGATCCAAGGTCAGGACGGCCTAACGTTCGAATTCTTCCTAAAAACGATCCTGTAGATGGTTGGACCGTTGCGGGGGTAAAGAGTGTCGATGGAGTGGCTCTATTCGGTTTCTCGGAAGAGAAGGTTCGCGGGCCGATGGGAGAATTGGTATCGGTTCTGTTGCTAGCGGCGCCGATTGCGCTCGGTTTGGTGGCGGCAGGAGCCTGGTTTTTATCCTCACGGGCGATGAGGCCGATTCATCGACTGACCGAAGTCGCAGGAGAAGTCACCGCAGAAGATCTCGGTAAGCGCATTGCGACTGAAGGTGTGGAGAGAGAGTTCCGCGAGCTAATCGATGTTTTCAACAGCATGCTTGGGCGCTTGGAGCAGAGTTTTTCCCAGGCAAAACGTTTTGGGCAGGACGCAGCACATGAGCTCAATACTCCGCTGACAGTCCTTACCGGAAAGGTGGAGGAGGCTTTGGCCTCCGCGGAGGATGGCTCTTCAGAACAGAATGCAATGGGTGAACTTGCAGACGAGATTGCCAGGCTTCGGGACATTGTGCGCAAGCTTCATCTTCTTGCGCGGATTGATGGGGGGGCGCTGCATCCTGACAACGAGGGTTTTGATTTTGTTGAGCTTACAAAAGAAGTGGTGTCCGAAATGAGAGAGGTCTTTCCGGAGATCCGTTTTTCGTTGATTGCGGAAGGTCCACTTCACCTGGAAGCCGACCGTTCTCTCACCCGACAGGTATTGCTAAACCTCACTAACAACGCTGGGCGTTATAACCGGAGCGGAGGCAAGGTTACGGTGACGATCAAAAGGGATCGAAAGGGAGTTCACCTGACTGTCGAAAACACGGGATCCCCAATTCCCGAGAGAGCCATAGATGGAATCTTTGATCGGTTTACGAGGGCGGATCCTACACGGGGATCCAAAGAGGGACTGGGACTGGGCCTGAGCCTCTCACGTGAGTTCGCCCGAATTCAAGGAGGCGATTTGAAGCTAGTATCTTCCGACGCCTCAGGAACGACTTTTGAGTTGTGGTTACCGCTGTAA
- a CDS encoding response regulator transcription factor: MERTVSLRLRAENGNHPFVKILLVEDEQKIRDWVVKALRENGFVVDAVGDGDEAYQLLRSRSYDGAVFDIMVPGKDGLSLLRAIRREGVNLPVLIASARGEWDERVEGLNLGADDYLPKPFHVDELIARLRAVCRRAQGDHLNVIESGPVRMNVATREVSVNGEAVDLTGREFSLLELLVRSPGRVFTRTQILDRVWDYDFDPQTNLVDVYVKKLRQHLGDGCRDSIETVRGVGYRFVR, from the coding sequence ATGGAAAGGACCGTTTCATTGCGGCTTCGTGCTGAAAATGGTAACCATCCGTTTGTGAAAATCCTCCTCGTAGAAGACGAACAGAAGATCCGCGATTGGGTGGTCAAGGCTCTGAGGGAGAACGGGTTTGTTGTCGATGCAGTGGGTGATGGCGATGAAGCCTATCAACTTTTGCGGTCGAGATCCTATGATGGAGCGGTTTTCGACATCATGGTTCCGGGGAAAGATGGTTTGAGCCTTCTTAGGGCGATTCGCCGGGAAGGAGTAAACCTGCCGGTATTGATCGCCTCGGCAAGGGGAGAGTGGGATGAGAGGGTTGAAGGACTCAATCTGGGAGCCGATGACTACCTCCCTAAGCCATTCCATGTAGATGAGCTGATTGCTCGGTTGAGGGCTGTTTGCCGACGAGCCCAGGGGGATCACTTGAACGTGATCGAGTCCGGTCCAGTTCGCATGAATGTTGCGACACGGGAGGTTTCGGTAAACGGAGAGGCAGTGGATCTTACGGGGAGGGAGTTTTCTTTGCTGGAACTTTTGGTTCGCTCACCGGGGAGGGTTTTTACCCGGACCCAAATTTTGGATCGCGTTTGGGATTACGATTTTGATCCGCAGACGAATTTGGTTGATGTCTATGTGAAAAAGCTCCGGCAGCACCTTGGCGATGGATGCCGCGACTCGATCGAAACGGTTCGGGGAGTCGGATACCGATTTGTGCGGTGA
- the rsmA gene encoding 16S rRNA (adenine(1518)-N(6)/adenine(1519)-N(6))-dimethyltransferase RsmA, which yields MAFDSPTRIRETLHELGIQPRKKLGQNFLCDRNWIEKIVSNLTTESPLVEIGPGLGSLTLAAHDLGSTIHAIEVDPILCNHLRAILPGQRFHLVEGDAVEHPTAQVDNAEKPFQLLSNLPFAITSPWFGELLVSGQPLPKTLFLILQKEGFERVNADVGDKGYGPVAIRMSLAYKCCEQHRIPKTSFYPQPGVDSVFAIWHLRENPRLLTRHQANLLRDLFQNRRKILRHAFRKFVAPDKRHDWEEHLSTHSFSETNRAEEIPPEVWWNLLQ from the coding sequence ATGGCCTTTGACTCCCCTACCCGTATTCGTGAAACGCTTCACGAGTTGGGCATCCAACCACGAAAGAAACTGGGACAAAACTTTCTCTGCGACCGAAACTGGATCGAGAAGATTGTTTCCAATCTTACCACTGAAAGTCCATTGGTAGAAATCGGACCGGGCTTGGGAAGCCTTACTCTCGCCGCGCACGACCTAGGCTCAACCATCCATGCAATTGAAGTGGACCCGATTCTTTGTAACCACCTAAGGGCAATCCTGCCCGGTCAACGCTTCCACCTGGTCGAAGGCGATGCTGTCGAGCACCCAACTGCACAAGTCGATAATGCTGAAAAGCCGTTCCAACTTCTTTCAAACCTACCCTTCGCGATCACTTCACCTTGGTTTGGAGAGTTGCTCGTCTCAGGCCAACCACTACCCAAAACCCTCTTCCTGATTCTACAGAAAGAGGGTTTTGAGCGAGTGAACGCCGATGTGGGCGACAAGGGTTATGGACCCGTGGCGATTCGTATGAGCCTCGCCTACAAATGCTGTGAGCAACATCGAATCCCAAAGACCTCATTCTATCCTCAGCCGGGAGTTGATTCCGTCTTCGCGATTTGGCACCTCCGTGAAAACCCCCGCCTACTCACTCGCCATCAAGCCAACCTGTTACGAGACCTGTTCCAGAACCGCCGCAAGATTCTTCGTCATGCCTTTCGGAAATTCGTCGCCCCCGACAAACGCCACGACTGGGAAGAACACCTGAGC